A single region of the Malus sylvestris chromosome 8, drMalSylv7.2, whole genome shotgun sequence genome encodes:
- the LOC126632395 gene encoding dehydrogenase/reductase SDR family member FEY-like, protein MRGWLYVVYEMLLQRISSSHLQNPMPLPPVNDLTCIVTGSTCGIGCEIARQLAESGAHVVMAVRNMKAANELIQKWQNEWSGMGLPLNTEVHPED, encoded by the exons ATGAGGGGGTGGTTGTATGTGGTCTACGAGATGTTGCTCCAAAGAATCTCCTCCAGCCACTTGCAAAACCCCATGCCTTTACCCCCAGTCAACGATCTCACTTGCATTGTCACTGGATCCACCTGCGGCATCGGCTGCGAAATCGCCAG GCAGTTAGCGGAATCAGGGGCGCATGTTGTAATGGCGGTGAGGAATATGAAAGCGGCTAATGAGCTGATCCAGAAGTGGCAGAATGAATGGTCTGGAATGGGACTTCCTCTCAATACTGAG GTGCACCCAGAAGACTAG